The following coding sequences are from one Capsicum annuum cultivar UCD-10X-F1 chromosome 3, UCD10Xv1.1, whole genome shotgun sequence window:
- the LOC107861960 gene encoding phosphatidylcholine:diacylglycerol cholinephosphotransferase 1 → MNGDTFPPRNGSSIALIKRHNNTNGKQKTKRNGNGNGTEMKKKSSLLDGKGWWLGNAYFMKWTAEDVFGVVKYHPIPCVFAASLLLFMGVEYTLRMIPASSPPFDLGFIVTVPLNRLLAARPALNTLFAGLNTVFVAMQTAYILWTFLIEGRPRATISALFMFTFRGILGYATQLPLPEDFLGSGADFPVGNVSFFLFYSGHVAASVIASLDMKRMQRWELARVFDALNVLQVVRLLSTRGHYTIDLAVGIGAGILFDSMAGNYVETRTKLCAAANANGSGLEYENGVKYQSLSSD, encoded by the exons ATGAACGGTGACACGTTCCCTCCTCGTAACGGCTCTTCCATCGCTCTCATCAAAAGGCATAACAACACTAACGGAAAACAGAAAACCAAACGGAACGGGAACGGTAACGGAACagaaatgaagaagaaatcaTCATTGTTGGACGGTAAGGGTTGGTGGTTAGGCAATGCGTATTTCATGAAGTGGACTGCTGAGGATGTATTCGGTGTAGTGAAGTACCATCCTATACCGTGTGTATTTGCTGCTTCATTGTTGCTTTTCATGGGAGTTGAATATACACTTCGTATGATTCCAGCTTCTTCTCCGCCGTTCGATCTGGGATTCATTGTTACTGTTCCTCTTAATCGTTTGCTTGCTGCTAGACCTGCTCTCAATACTCTTTTTGCTGGATTAAACACG GTATTCGTGGCGATGCAAACGGCGTACATTTTGTGGACATTTTTAATAGAAGGACGGCCTCGGGCGACAATATCGGCGCTGTTTATGTTCACGTTTAGAGGGATTCTTGGGTATGCTACCCAATTGCCATTGCCagag GATTTCTTGGGGTCAGGGGCCGATTTCCCAGTAGGGAATGTGTCGTTTTTCTTGTTTTACTCAGGTCATGTTGCTGCGTCCGTGATTGCTTCTCTGGATATGAAACGCATGCAGAGGTGGGAATTGGCTAGAGTATTTGACGCCTTGAATGTATTGCAAGTTGTGAGGTTGCTGAGCACTAGGGGACATTACACTATTGATTTGGCTGTGGGTATTGGCGCTGGCATTTTGTTTGATTCTATGGCCGGAAACTATGTGGAGACTAGGACAAAATTATGTGCTGCTGCTAATGCTAATGGTAGTGGGTTGGAATACGAAAATGGGGTCAAATATCAAAGTCTATCCTCAGATTAA